The following are encoded in a window of Penicillium oxalicum strain HP7-1 chromosome II, whole genome shotgun sequence genomic DNA:
- a CDS encoding L-aspartate decarboxylase dtxS4 codes for MSAHAPTNRADEVQTLVNAVQDLLIPFIRAADEIPNASPTNGADRHEPHGAHAPTKSTATSLVDYKKPEELRKILALEIPQHGRQQEGLIEVLQKVLQYSVNTWHQGFLDKLYASTNAPGVAAELILATLNTNVHVYQVSPALTVIEKFTGQQLASLFGLTGLRAGGITVQGGSASNTTSIVIARNTLYPETKAEGNGGYRFVLFTSVHGHYSVEKAAQMLGFGSKAVWSVPIDRQGRMIPAELEKLVIQAQSEGRTPFYVNATAGTTVMGSFDPFPEISAICQRYNMWFHIDGSWGGPFIFSRRQKHKLRGSELANSITINPHKMLGVPVTCSFLLAADMRQFHRANTLPAGYLFHNDETEQPASNGASHATDQEEADSAPEVWDLADLTLQCGRRADALKLFLGWTYYGTAGYEHQIDNACDVAMHLATLVAQNPNFTLVSENPPPCLQVCFYYTPGAKMVYPREVVSNEPQRAKNNSKVTEYITHAIVQKGFMVDFAPPSGDENELGNGKFFRCVVNVQTSKETVENLVRAVEEVGPGIVESLTTTTPVVPSKRPGERGHGPVVHQLR; via the exons ATGTCCGCACATGCCCCGACCAATCGCGCGGATGAGGTGCAGACG TTAGTGAACGCGGTGCAAGATCTTCTCATTCCTTTCATTCGAGCCGCAGACGAGATTCCCAATGCGTCGCCGACCAATGGCGCCGATCGACACGAGCCTCACGGCGCCCACGCACCGACCAAATCCACCGCCACCTCGTTGGTCGATTACAAGAAACCCGAAGAGCTGCGCAAGATCCTCGCCTTGGAGATCCCCCAACACGGTCGACAGCAAGAAGGGCTGATCGAGGTGCTGCAAAAAGTCCTCCAATACTCGGTCAATACCTGGCATCAGGGCTTCTTGGACAAACTCTATGCGTCCACCAACGCCCCCGGCGTGGCGGCcgagctcatcctcgccaCGTTAAACACCAACGTCCACGTCTATCAAGTGTCGCCCGCGCTCACCGTCATTGAAAAATTCACCGGCCAacaactggcgagtctgtTTGGCTTGACGGGCCTGCGCGCCGGAGGCATCACCGTCCAGGGCGGATCCGCCTCCAATACGACCTCGATCGTCATTGCGCGCAACACGCTCTATCCCGAGACCAAAGCGGAGGGGAATGGCGGGTATCGCTTCGTGCTCTTCACCAGTGTTCACGGCCACTACAGTGTCGAAAAGGCCGCGCAGATGCTAGGCTTCGGCAGCAAGGCCGTCTGGTCGGTGCCCATCGACCGACAGGGCCGCATGATCCCCGCCGAATTGGAAAAACTGGTCATCCAGGCCCAGAGCGAGGGCCGAACGCCCTTTTACGTGAACGCCACGGCGGGCACCACCGTCATGGGCTCCTTTGATCCCTTCCCCGAGATCTCGGCCATCTGCCAGCGATACAACATGTGGTTCCATATCGATGGATCCTGGGGTGgccccttcatcttctcccggAGACAGAAGCACAAGCTTCGCGGGTCCGAACTGGCCAACAGCATCACCATCAATCCTCACAAGATGCTCGGTGTACCGGTGACCTGCTCCTTCCTCCTGGCCGCAGACATGCGCCAATTCCACCGCGCCAACACTCTCCCCGCAGGCTATCTCTTCCACAACGACGAGACCGAGCAACCGGCTTCGAACGGAGCGTCTCACGCGACCGACCAGGAAGAAGCCGACTCGGCCCCCGAAGTTTGGGACCTCGCCGACCTGACTCTGCAATGTGGTCGCCGCGCCGACGCGCTCAAACTCTTCCTCGGATGGACCTACTACGGCACCGCGGGCTACGAGCACCAAATCGACAACGCATGCGACGTGGCCATGCACCTGGCTACTTTGGTCGCACAGAACCCCAATTTCACCCTCGTCAGCGAGAATCCACCGCCATGTCTGCAGGTCTGCTTCTACTACACCCCGGGTGCCAAGATGGTCTATCCGCGCGAGGTGGTCTCGAACGAGCCGCAGCGGGCCAAGAACAATAGCAAAGTCACCGAGTACATCACCCACGCGATCGTGCAAAAGGGGTTCATGGTGGACTTTGCGCCCCCGAGCGGCGATGAAAATGAGCTGGGCAATGGCAAGTTCTTCCGTTGCGTGGTCAATGTGCAGACTAGCAAGGAGACGGTCGAGAACCTGGTGCGTGCCGTGGAAGAGGTGGGCCCGGGCATCGTGGAATCTCTGacgaccaccacccccgTCGTCCCCAGCAAGCGTCCGGGTGAGCGTGGACATGGCCCCGTGGTTCATCAACTGCGTTGA
- a CDS encoding Tryptophan synthase — translation MNHLKEVFAHCQQEGRPALVTYVTAGFPTAEETPDIMLGMQAGGADIIELGLPFTDPIADGPTIQKSNLKALENGVTITSMLEMVRTARKKGLTTPVLFMGYYNPILRYGQSQLLTDCIDAGVNGFIIVDLPPEEAVRFRNGCTSSGLSYVPLIAPSTTEERMKSLCQIADSFIYLVSRMGVTGATGTLNADLPALIQRVKELSGNVPVAVGFGISTREHFLSVTSVADGAVIGSQIITVLQDAPAGEAARAVEEYCYKITQRKGVARKYVPHIPAAVQDGTAYPDKDGQSTATTEGSGKFGVFGGQYAPEALTTCLAELEAGFEAAVKDPKFWEEYRSYYPFMGRPSSLHQAQRLTEYAGGANIWLKREDLNHTGSHKINNALGQILVARRLGKTEIIAETGAGQHGVATATVCAKFGMKCTVYMGAEDVRRQALNVFRIRLLGATVVPVEAGARTLRDAVNEAFRAWITRLDTTHYIIGSAIGPHPFPTMVRTFQSVIGDETKAQMAELGHKVDAVIACVGGGSNAVGMFYPFSKDPSVELVGVEAGGDGVDTPRHSATLGRGSVGVLHGVRTYVLQDQHGQITETYSVSAGLDYPGVGPELAGWKESNRATYTSATDAQALEGFRLLSQLEGIIPALETSHAVWGAVETAKRLGPGKNLVLCVSGRGDKDVQSVADELPKLGPKIGWDLRF, via the exons ATGAATCACCTCAAGGAAGTCTTCGCTCACTGCCAGCAGGAGGGGCGTCCGGCCCTCGTCACATACGTGACCGCCGGTTTCCCCACCGCGGAGGAGACCCCGGATATCATGCTGGGCATGCAGGCTGGTGGCGCCG ATATCATTGAACTCGGTCTCCCCTTCACCGACCCCATCGCCGACGGTCCCACCATCCAGAAATCCAATCTCAAGGCCCTCGAAAATGGTGTCACCATCACCTCCATGCTGGAGATGGTCCGCACCGCCCGAAAGAAGGGTCTGACAACGCCCGTCTTGTTCATGGGCTACTACAACCCCATTCTCCGATACGGACAGTCACAGTTGTTGACCGACTGCATTGACGCTGGAGTCAACGGCTTCATCATTGTGGACTTGCCACCAGAGGAAGCGGTTCGTTTCCGCAACGGCTGCACCAGCTCTGG GCTCTCTTACGTGCCCTTGATCGCCCCATCCACAACCGAAGAGCGTATGAAGTCTCTGTGCCAGATTGCCGACTCCTTCATATATCTCGTCTCGCGCATGGGTGTCACCGGTGCCACGGGGACTCTCAACGCGGATCTGCCTGCCCTCATTCAGCGCGTCAAGGAACTCTCGGGCAATGTCCCCGTGGCCGTCGGATTCGGTATCAGCACTCGCGAGCACTTCCTCAGTGTCACGTCCGTCGCCGACGGCGCCGTCATCGGTAGTCAGATCATCACCGTCCTCCAGGATGCCCCCGCGGGCGAGGCCGCCCGTGCGGTGGAAGAGTACTGCTACAAGATCACCCAACGAAAGGGCGTGGCCAGAAAGTACGTGCCTCACATCCCCGCCGCGGTGCAGGATGGGACGGCGTACCCAGACAAGGACGGGCAGTCCACCGCGACGACGGAAGGTTCCGGCAAATTCGGTGTGTTTGGTGGACAGTATGCCCCCGAGGCCCTCACAACGTGTCTGGCTGAACTCGAGGCCGGATTCGAGGCCGCCGTCAAGGATCCCAAGTTCTGGGAGGAATACCGCTCATACTATCCCTTCATGGGCCGACCGTCGAGCTTGCACCAGGCCCAGCGTCTGACCGAGTACGCGGGGGGTGCGAACATCTGGCTGAAACGTGAGGATCTGAACCACACGGGGTCGCACAAGATCAACAATGCCCTCGGTCAGATCTTGGTCGCCCGGCGCCTCGGCAAGACCGAGATCATTGCTGAGACCGGAGCCGGCCAGCACGGTGTGGCGACCGCGACGGTGTGTGCCAAATTCGGCATGAAGTGCACCGTCTACATGGGAGCGGAGGATGTTCGCCGCCAAGCCTTGAACGTGTTCCGTATCCGTCTGCTGGGAGCCACCGTCGTCCCCGTCGAGGCCGGCGCGCGCACCCTCCGAGACGCGGTCAATGAAGCCTTCCGAGCCTGGATCACGCGTTTGGATACCACCCACTACATCATCGGGTCCGCGATCGGGCCACACCCCTTCCCGACCATGGTGCGCACCTTCCAGAGCGTGATTGGCGATGAGACCAAGGCGCAGATGGCCGAGCTGGGCCACAAGGTGGATGCCGTCATCGCCTGTGTGGGCGGAGGCTCCAACGCCGTCGGCATGTTCTACCCCTTCTCCAAGGACCCCTCGGTCGAACTGGTCGGCGTCGAGGCGGGTGGTGACGGGGTGGATACGCCCCGACACTCGGCCACCCTGGGTCGGGGTTCCGTCGGAGTTCTGCACGGTGTGCGCACCTATGTCCTGCAGGACCAGCATGGTCAGATCACCGAAACCTACTCGGTCTCGGCCGGTCTGGATTACCCCGGAGTGGGTCCCGAACTCGCGGGCTGGAAGGAGAGCAACCGCGCCACCTACACGTCAGCCACCGATGCGCAGGCGCTCGAGGGTTTCCGGTTGCTGAGCCAGTTGGAGGGCATCATCCCGGCGCTGGAGACCTCCCACGCGGTCTGGGGAGCGGTGGAGACCGCGAAGCGGCTGGGTCCTGGCAAGAACCTGGTGCTGTGCGTGAGTGGCCGTGGTGACAAGGACGTGCAGAGTGTCGCCGACGAGCTCCCCAAGTTGGGCCCCAAGATTGGCTGGGACCTGCGCTTCTAA